One stretch of Malus domestica chromosome 14, GDT2T_hap1 DNA includes these proteins:
- the LOC114820940 gene encoding uncharacterized protein — MSIYRHFETLVSQRRNPYINQPQLPPDVLPINFKFYKLLALAGSLINEDGIDPTSVIVMQLTLVTQETINVDRTTLLSDSTRALVGNVLSSMLVPEHEHPAITEEVFHKLAGLSSSNLGNANNTTMLPIVVGIIDMNLPMPSVGSDPITSLADRVAMSSMQTYEARPIPADESSIENLEKVIFGGEGTREQQQTSCVICMEDFEDGVHVSRLPCLHFYHEDCIGQWLKTSHLCPLCRHPMPHA; from the coding sequence ATGTCGATATACAGACACTTTGAAACCCTAGTCAGCCAAAGAAGAAACCCCTACATTAACCAACCCCAGCTTCCACCAGATGTGCTTCCGATCAACTTTAAATTTTACAAGTTACTCGCACTCGCAGGATCTTTGATTAATGAAGATGGTATTGATCCTACTTCAGTAATAGTTATGCAACTAACCCTTGTAACGCAAGAAACCATTAATGTCGATCGTACTACGCTATTGTCTGATTCTACTAGAGCGCTCGTGGGTAACGTGCTTTCCAGCATGCTCGTTCCTGAACACGAACATCCAGCAATTACTGAAGAAGTATTCCACAAACTTGCTGGATTATCGAGTTCGAACTTGGGCAATGCTAACAACACCACCATGCTGCCTATTGTTGTGGGCATAATTGATATGAATTTGCCAATGCCCTCTGTTGGTAGTGATCCCATTACGTCGCTGGCCGATAGGGTTGCAATGTCGTCGATGCAAACGTACGAGGCCAGACCTATTCCTGCAGACGAATCTTCCATTGAGAATTTGGAGAAAGTGATATTTGGTGGAGAAGGTACGAGAGAGCAGCAGCAAACATCGTGTGTTATCTGCATGGAGGACTTTGAGGATGGTGTTCACGTTAGTCGCTTGCCTTGCTTACACTTTTATCATGAAGATTGTATTGGTCAGTGGTTGAAGACTAGTCACTTGTGTCCCTTGTGCCGACACCCAATGCCTCATGCTTAA
- the LOC103445923 gene encoding uncharacterized protein: MLDCVTSKVSEEMNVSLTATFSVEEIKTAAMKMGGLKAPGLDGFQGIFYQSQWDIIAFDVNNMIVDLMNGSLQPLRINATHLALIPKVQNPESVSQFRPISLCNYSYKILSKVLANRLKRLLPVLISATQNAFVEGRQIQDNVGIAHELFHFLKNRKTKCNFELGIKLDMHKAYDRVEWDFLMAVMEKMGFNSRWRSLIMGCISTVNFSVLLNGQPGSKFTPSRGLRQGDPLSPYLFLLVSEVLSLLIQRESDRGRIEGIQMDRVGPMISHIFFADDALIFLKAEARNCRNLVQVIDEYCSASGQHVNKSKSSVFFGGNVPEPLSIHLATIFGMEKVGDPGVYLGVLAIWGRSKRSGLAYLKGRLLGKIQGWKRSTLSQAGREVLIKAVAQAVPAYPMNLFKFPKIFCDDLDALISKFWWGQKEGENRIHWVFKEQMGKSKEEGGLGLRCFTEFNNALLVKQCWRLLLEPNSLWASVIKGQYFPNCSFFDAKRGGRASWAWSSLLVGTENGSWDIDFLKPFLMEEELKAIYETHSGDLILKDRLMWHFVKHGIYSVKSGYHWDMTWTRQQRIGNPHRSALIPKQTSVRNNMLSYVATTCWYIWKARCNFLFNQQPIFPRQIIAVITHSVAAFKEFTQATVISLPISVNGSASDVHWSPPCVGFIKINVDASWLMSGGSGFVGVVARDDAGRFVAANRMRVTASSVAVAEVLAVLYGCEFGRNMGWNFVIVESDSQESISCIRDFDTMGSWEAFPILARCKRMGEAFNDYRWSWVPRSANMAADLLVSRQSREYEE, from the exons ATGCTTGACTGCGTTACCTCGAAGGTTTCGGAGGAGATGAATGTTTCGTTAACGGCTACGTTCTCTGTGGAGGAGATTAAAACTGCTGCCATGAAAATGGGAGGGCTTAAAGCTCCGGGTCTTGACGGATTTCAAGGGATATTCTATCAATCACAGTGGGACATAATAGCTTTTGATGTTAATAATATGATTGTTGATTTGATGAACGGGTCTTTGCAGCCTTTGCGAATCAATGCTACTCATCTGGCTTTAATTCCGAAGGTTCAAAATCCGGAGTCTGTGTCTCAATTTCGACCCATAAGTCTTTGCAACTACTCCTACAAGATTCTCTCCAAGGTCTTAGCCAACCGATTAAAAAGACTGTTGCCAGTGTTGATCTCCGCAACCCAAAATGCGTTTGTTGAAGGAAGACAGATTCAAGATAACGTCGGTATTGCGCATGAGCTTTTCCATTTTCTAAAAAATAGAAAGACAAAGTGCAACTTTGAGCTGGGAATTAAATTGGATATGCATAAGGCGTATGATCGTGTGGAGTGGGATTTTTTAATGGCAGTTATGGAGAAGATGGGTTTTAATAGTCGATGGAGGAGTTTGATTATGGGATGCATTTCTACAGTGAATTTTTCCGTTCTTCTGAACGGACAGCCAGGTTCCAAATTCACTCCCTCAAGGGGGCTCAGACAGGGGGATCCTTTATCCCCTTATTTATTCTTGCTAGTCAGTGAAGTGTTATCACTCCTTATTCAACGGGAGAGTGATAGGGGGCGGATTGAGGGGATTCAAATGGACCGTGTCGGTCCCATGATATCTCACATTTTCTTTGCTGATGATGCATTGATCTTTCTCAAGGCGGAGGCGAGGAACTGTAGAAATTTAGTCCAGGTTATTGATGAGTATTGCTCGGCCTCGGGTCAACATGTAAATAAATCCAAATCTAGTGTGTTCTTTGGGGGGAATGTGCCAGAACCTTTATCTATCCATCTGGCTACCATTTTTGGGATGGAGAAAGTAGGGGACCCGGGAGTTTATCTGGGAGTGCTGGCCATCTGGGGTAGATCTAAAAGAAGTGGCCTTGCGTATTTAAAAGGAAGGCTTTTAGGAAAAATTCAAGGTTGGAAACGCTCCACTCTCTCACAAGCGGGGCGGGAAGTTTTAATTAAGGCAGTGGCGCAAGCAGTTCCGGCATATCCTATgaatctcttcaagtttcctAAGATTTTTTGCGATGATCTGGATGCTTTGATATCCAAGTTTTGGTGGGGGCAAAAAGAAGGGGAGAACCGGATTCACTGGGTTTTTAAGGAACAAATGGGGAAATCGAAAGAAGAAGGTGGGCTAGGCTTGAGGTGCTTTACGGAGTTCAACAACGCTCTTTTGGTGAAACAGTGTTGGAGGTTGTTATTGGAACCAAACTCTTTGTGGGCGTCGGTCATTAAAGGCCAATACTTCCCCAACTGTTCTTTTTTCGACGCTAAGAGGGGTGGAAGAGCTTCATGGGCATGGTCAAGCCTTCTTGTTG GCACTGAAAATGGAAGCTGGGATATTGATTTCCTTAAACCCTTTCTGATGGAGGAGGAGCTCAAGGCGATTTACGAGACACATTCGGGTGACCTGATATTGAAAGACAGATTAATGTGGCATTTTGTAAAGCATGGAATCTATTCTGTCAAGTCCGGATACCATTGGGATATGACCTGGACTCGACAACAACGAATTGGAAACCCTCACAGATCTGCCCTCATCCCAAAGCAG ACAAGTGTGAGGAACAACATGCTTTCATATGTTGCTACAACATGTTGGTATATATGGAAGGCAAGATGCAATTTTCTCTTCAATCAACAACCTATCTTTCCTCGACAAATCATTGCAGTTATCACCCATTCTGTGGCTGCCTTCAAGGAATTTACTCAGGCTACGGTAATTAGTTTGCCAATTTCTGTCAATGGATCGGCTTCTGATGTCCATTGGTCTCCACCTTGTGTGGGTTTTATCAAAATTAATGTGGATGCAAGCTGGTTAATGAGTGGGGGTTCGGGTTTTGTGGGTGTTGTGGCTCGGGACGATGCGGGCAGGTTTGTGGCAGCAAACAGGATGAGGGTCACGGCCTCTTCTGTGGCTGTGGCAGAAGTTTTGGCAGTGCTGTATGGGTGTGAGTTTGGAAGAAACATGGGATGGAATTTTGTCATCGTGGAATCTGACTCTCAGGAATCCATATCCTGTATTCGAGACTTCGATACGATGGGCAGTTGGGAAGCTTTCCCAATTTTAGCGCGATGCAAAAGAATGGGGGAGGCTTTTAATGACTAccgctggtcttgggttccaCGATCGGCCAATATGGCTGCGGATCTTCTGGTGTCGCGGCAAAGTAGGGAG TATGAGGAGTGA
- the LOC103413020 gene encoding uncharacterized protein, protein MGIKAQNWYRSIWFQAQYQKIGPILAKTLFPLSCPRTKTLPPSAVGTCNFFPISALSAADDATLGKLCDSSAMSLLEVIARASAKSKTQSAPSDYPIVLDPEPIFENLKPKFDDPNASAAAIPIDGWKISQTDSVLIDSGKKFFTKLQKKLKNPTNFTKVEFLGILNPFLENIWEKRKAGESIGVDSSNDGYSRVLIEKVGNLIGKDVAGLVLDSSVVLEIWDLVGVLIANGVFSNSCYQHLVPKLVAKRRSELLCLCVKHASDLGSSELLLILKYFLDPPKDSYASSMDVRKEWESRALAAAQKAGDQSLSDKKLRVAKDAAVLLMVAYDGVSSAELCLHYLMVSKNLDEVMFSAAISKLSGKEMKSLLRYLGKWLKKYERFPQASTASGLKACDWVPKLEDVAKCIGMVLDENYSALVLHPEFHEELRSINEAVSSLTLEARLCCSVANVAGKLMAEI, encoded by the coding sequence atgggCATAAAGGCCCAAAATTGGTATAGATCCATTTGGTTTCAGGCCCAATACCAAAAAATTGGCCCAATATTGGCTAAAACCCTATTTCCTCTTTCGTGTCCGCGAACTAAAACCCTTCCTCCCTCAGCAGTCGGCACCTGTAACTTTTTCCCAATCTCTGCACTTTCCGCCGCCGACGACGCCACACTTGGTAAGCTCTGTGATTCCTCCGCCATGTCGTTGCTCGAAGTCATTGCGAGAGCCtcggccaaatccaaaacccaatccgcCCCATCAGACTACCCCATCGTTCTTGACCCGGAACCCatttttgagaatttgaaaCCCAAATTCGACGATCCAAATGCCTCGGCTGCTGCAATCCCAATCGACGGATGGAAGATCTCACAAACGGACTCCGTGCTCATCGATTCGGGCAAGAAGTTCTTCACCAAGCTCCAAAAGAAGCTCAAAAACCCGACCAATTTCACCAAAGTTGAGTTCTTGGGAATCCTAAATCCGTTTCTAGAGAACATTTGGGAGAAAAGGAAAGCTGGGGAATCGATTGGGGTCGATTCGTCGAATGATGGGTATTCCCGGGTTTTGATTGAGAAAGTTGGGAATTTGATTGGCAAGGATGTTGCTGGTTTGGTTTTGGATTCCAGTGTTGTTTTGGAGATTTGGGATTTGGTAGGTGTTTTGATTGCAAATGGGGTTTTCTCCAATTCTTGTTATCAGCATTTGGTTCCGAAACTCGTTGCAAAGAGGAGGTCGGAACTGCTTTGTCTTTGTGTTAAGCATGCTTCTGATCTCGGGTCATCGGAGTTGCTGCTCATCTTGAAGTACTTCCTTGATCCGCCTAAAGACAGTTATGCTAGCTCCATGGATGTGAGGAAGGAATGGGAGAGCCGGGCATTGGCCGCGGCTCAGAAGGCCGGAGATCAGAGTCTCTCAGACAAGAAATTAAGAGTTGCGAAAGATGCTGCAGTTTTGCTCATGGTAGCGTATGATGGGGTCTCTTCTGCAGAACTCTGCCTGCATTATCTAATGGTTTCGAAGAACCTCGATGAGGTGATGTTTTCGGCCGCGATTAGTAAGCTGAGTGGGAAGGAGATGAAGAGCTTGCTGCGGTATTTGGGTAAGTGGCTGAAGAAGTATGAGAGGTTTCCTCAGGCATCAACAGCGTCGGGCTTGAAGGCTTGTGATTGGGTTCCTAAGCTTGAAGATGTTGCGAAATGTATCGGAATGGTGCTGGACGAGAATTATTCTGCATTGGTGTTGCATCCGGAGTTTCACGAAGAGCTGAGATCGATAAACGAAGCAGTTTCTTCCTTGACCTTGGAAGCAAGGCTTTGCTGTTCTGTGGCCAATGTAGCTGGTAAATTGATGGCTGAAATTTGA